The Tubulanus polymorphus chromosome 6, tnTubPoly1.2, whole genome shotgun sequence genome includes a region encoding these proteins:
- the LOC141907529 gene encoding FMRFamide receptor-like: MRLLTEGGGHPHQEFYATAQFITGLVCYPIICFFGITGNVISILVISRGKLLNSTNVYLLALAVSDTIKLLADLCYFAVILTLRINSVNGKIGYAYLYPYAHYVFNTTACVTAWLTVSVAIERYILVCHPAHAKRLCTLSRARINTVIVYVSMSVLCIPFALRYETVHTVKNCTMPNNNNSVTAHEVELNVTTLWQNYQFSTIYTWIQNLLRSIIPLVVLCILNFLIIYAVRRTRANRTVFSRHRITIMLVCVIVVFLICVTPDAIMSTFFGFGYYEEDYLIRGIREFTDLLLLVNSAVNFILYFIFNTLFRKQFVTLFCRHCAKDSIQIHESRCGKVSFSLRASTMSNGFRKLSATNGGFSKTFR; the protein is encoded by the coding sequence ATGCGTCTTCTAACCGAAGGTGGAGGCCACCCTCACCAAGAGTTCTACGCCACTGCGCAATTCATAACCGGATTAGTCTGCTATCCGATAATCTGCTTTTTCGGGATTACCGGCAATGTGATAAGTATCCTAGTGATAAGTCGGGGTAAGTTGCTCAACTCAACGAACGTCTATCTGCTGGCGTTAGCCGTTTCGGACACGATCAAATTGCTCGCCGATTTGTGCTATTTCGCCGTGATTTTGACGTTAAGGATTAATTCGGTCAACGGGAAAATAGGGTACGCGTACTTGTATCCGTACGCGCATTACGTGTTCAATACGACCGCGTGCGTGACGGCCTGGCTGACCGTGTCGGTCGCCATCGAACGCTACATCCTTGTGTGCCATCCGGCGCACGCTAAACGACTGTGCACGTTGAGTCGCGCGCGGATTAACACGGTGATAGTGTACGTCAGTATGTCGGTGCTGTGCATTCCGTTTGCTTTACGTTACGAGACCGTTCACACGGTGAAGAACTGCACGATGCCGAACAACAATAACAGCGTCACCGCCCACGAGGTCGAATTGAACGTGACGACTTTATGGCAAAATTACCAATTCAGCACTATTTACACTTGGATACAGAACCTACTTCGTTCTATCATACCGCTCGTCGTACTTTGTATTCTAAACTTCTTAATCATTTACGCCGTGCGCCGGACGCGCGCAAACCGGACCGTGTTCTCGCGCCACCGTATCACTATCATGCTCGTCTGCGTTATCGTCGTGTTCCTTATCTGCGTCACTCCGGACGCCATCATGTCGACATTCTTCGGCTTCGGCTACTACGAAGAGGACTATCTGATACGCGGAATACGCGAGTTTACCGACCTGTTGCTTCTCGTCAATTCGGCTGTGAATTTCATtctgtatttcatattcaatacgTTGTTCAGGAAACAGTTCGTGACGCTGTTCTGTCGCCATTGCGCTAAGGATAGTATTCAGATACACGAGTCCCGTTGCGGAAAAGTGTCGTTCTCGTTGCGAGCGTCAACGATGAGCAACGGCTTCAGAAAACTAAGCGCCACAAATGGTGGGTTTAGCAAAACGTTTCGATAG